The stretch of DNA CCTGAAAATCCATCGAAGGCAGGAAGTTGTTGTATGTCCCGCTCTCCGTCAGGAAGCTGTTCTGGTTCGAAATCACCACGGTATAGTCGTTGTCCGAAACCCAGTTGATCGCAGCGGGTACGGCGACCAGCGATGTCGAGGTGGACTTGGTGTGCTCGTAGCGCACGCCGGCGACGAGCACCGCAGGCGACCGACCGAGCTCGCCCTTCCACGTAACCTGGCCGTAGGCCGACCAAATCTTCTCGCGGACACGGTTGTCTTCGGTGGCCGTGGTGCCGACCGGATTACCGGCCGTGGCGTAGAATGGCGACAGTATCGAGTAGATGGCAGCCGCATCACCGCGGAAGGCGGTCTGCGATTCCGGATCGTTGCCCGGATCGTAATGCTTGAACTTACATACCAAGCAGAACGCCTGCAGCGCGCCGGGTGCCAGTTTCTCGACATCGCCGGGGCTGGTAATACCCCAGTCGCCCAGCACCTGCTGCGTGGACGTCCGCGTTTGGTGCATGTTTGTATTGCGCAAATTGCCGCCGAAATCGAAGCGGCTACCGCCCCCGAGATCCCAGCCAAAATCGCCGCGCAGTTCCTTCACCCGCTGGTCCTGCGCAGACGCATAAGTGCGGCCGATTTGCGAGCCCACCTGGTTCACCGTCAGCGGACCGTTGAGCGTCACGTCCTGTACCGGAATAGCGCCGGTATAATCGACCGAATGCGCGGTCACGACGTTGGCGGCCATGCCGACCAAGGTCGAGCTGTTGCCATTGGGGTTGTCCGGGCGGCTCGATGCCTTGCTGTAATGGCCGTCGAGGTTGAACGTGAAGTTGTCGGTGATCTCCCATTTGCCGTTCAGGCCGAAATCTTGGATCCGGCTCTTCTGGCCGCGGTTCTGTGCCTCGAACCCTTCGTCCTTGGCGCCGTTGATCGTCTCGTGCAGGTAATTCGCGGTGGCGACCACGGGGTTAGCGTCGAACCGCACTTCGTCGAACGGCCGGCTGAACCAGTTGGACAGATCCGAGCGGATTTCCTTCTGCGTGTTCTGCGCGAACAACGCGTCCGCGGTCAGCGTCAGCGTCTCAATCGGCTTAAACTGGACCACCGCCTGGCCGTTTATGCGCTCGCGGCTGCCTTCTGCGTAGTGATAGCGGCTGTCGTTGGGGAACGCGACGAGCTGGTTCGCATTAGTCGGCGCGCCCGTGATCTTCGTGCTGCCATCGCCCTTAACGAAACCACCCGCCAGGAAATCGGTGTACGACTGGACGTTCCAGTCATTGGACGTCGCGGCGATCGAGGTGAAGTTGCGCTTCTGATAGCTGCCGAACAGGGAGACGCCGAACCGATCGGTCGGATCGGCCCAGCTAAGCACGCCGGACAATTCAGGGGTCACCTTCGATCCGCAATCGAGGCAGCCATTGGTGCTGGTGTCGTAGACGCCCTTCGCGCCGATGCTGCCGGTCAGGCCACCCTTGCCGTCCAGCGGGCGACGCGTGACGACGTTGATCGTTGCACCGATGCCGCCGGTCGGTACGGACGCGCGGCCGGTCTTGTAGACCTCCAGCGTACGAACGCCTTCCGAGGCCAGGTTCGAGAAATCGAACGATCGGCTGGCACCCTGCGCACTGTCGGAATTCTGGTCGCCGCCGACGACCTGGACGTTCGCGGTCGCAAGCTGACGGCCGTTCAGCGTGACGAGGTTATAGCTCGGACCGAAGCCGCGAACGGTAACGAGCGCGCCTTCGCCGTTGGTGCGGTTGATCGAGACGCCGGTGATCCGCTGCAGCGATTCGGCAAGGTTGGTGTCGGGGAACTTGCCAATGTCTTCTGCGGAAATGGCATCGACGATACCGGTTGAATTGCGCTTGATCGCGATGGACCGTTCAAGGCTGGCGCGGACACCGGTGACGACGATCTCGTTCTCGACCGCCGGCAATGCCGATTCAGACGACGGTGCGGTCTGTGGCTGGGTCAGCTGACCCGCCGTCGTCGAGGGATCCGCGGTCGTTCCCGGGGCCGTTGTCGGCTGAGCATTCGTGGCATCGGCGCCCGTCTGGGTTTGCGCCAATGCCGTTCCCGACACTGCGAGGCAGCTAGCCACTGCCAAAACGGATACCGAGCGCGCGAGCGCCGACGAAAGACTATCAGCCTTCATGTTCATCCCCCCTTGATCGCGGCCCTGATGCCCGCGGAAAACTCACGTCGATCATTGCCGACTGTGCGAGCGCTAACATATTCCATCGATGCACGTTGGCAAGCATCTTGGGGTAGTAGAGTTGCGACATCCCGGTTGCGGCAAAGCCCGTCAAAACGACGATTAAGGTTACTTGAACTACGCCAATGCATTGGCGCAGCGTTAAAAATGGTCCGAAAGACCATTTCGAGAGCATTGTGCTATTTCTGCGACACAGCCGCAAAATCGAAACCATATCGGGTTTAGTCGCACTTGGCGTGTCAAGTATCGGATTGGCAGCGAATCACGTGCAGCGACAAGGCCTGGTATTTGGCAAGCTCAGTACGGGAACACTTCACAGTCGATAGGCTTGCTTGACCACGTTGACTCGTCGTCCCCGCCGATTGTACCATCGTCGCAAGCAATCTTCCCCGTGACGAAATTGCGCCCCAGACAGGTGACGGCGACGCGGGCGGAATCGATTCCGAGCGTTGCGGGCCGTTCAGGCGATTTCGAGGGTGGCGGTTTTCAGATGCGCCGAATCGGGGCCAGCCATGATCGTGAACAGGCCGGGTTCGACGACCTCGCGCATGTCGACGTCCCACAGCGCGAACGCGTCAGGGCCGAGCGTGAAGCGCAACGTCCGCCGCTCGCCGGGCGCCAGCGTCACGCGTTCGAACCCCTTCAATTCCATCAGCGGCCGCGCCACCGACGAGACCTGGTCGCGGACGTAGACCTGCACGACCTCGTCGCCGGCACGTTGCCCGATATTAGCGACGTCGACCTCGACGCCGACGCTGCCCGCGACACCGATCTTCGCCGCCGAAAGCCGCGGCGCGCTCACCTCGAAGCGCGTGTAGCTGAGCCCGTGGCCGAACGGGAACAGCGGCGCCGTCTCCGCAAACAGATAGCCGCGCTGCGTCGATGGCTTGCGGTTGTAATAGAACGGCACCTGCCCGACTTCGCGCACCACCGTCACCGGCAGCTTGGCGCCCGGATTGATCCGCCCGAACAGCGCCTCGGCCATCGCCGTGCCGCCCTCCTGCCCCGGATACCAGCATTCCAGCACCGCATTGGCATTCGCCATCACGGTCGGCCAGCTCGGCGGACGCCCGTTGATCGCGGTCACCACGATCGGCTTGCCCAGCGCGTGGAGTGCTTCGAACAGCGCGTTCTGCTCGCCGATCAGGTCGAGCGTGGTGCGGTCGCCGAGATGGTTCGCCGAGAACCCCTCGCGGCTGGTCTGCTCGGTATCGCCGATCGCGAGAATGATCGTGTCGGCCCCGCGCGCGACTTCGACCGCCTCGGCGATCAGCGCGCGGTTCTTGGCCGGATCGGCGAGCAGCACCGCGTCCTGCGAGCGGTCCTCGCTCTGCGTGATGAAGACGCCCTGCGCATGGACGATGGTGGCCGCATTGCCGACCAGCGCGCGGACGCCGTCGAGCAGCGTGACGCTCTGCCGCGGCGGCGCGGAATAGCCACCCAATCGCACGATCGCGGCATTCGGACCGATCACCGCGATCTTGCCCTTGGGCGACAGCGGCAACGTACCGTCATTGGTCAGCAGGCATAGCGCTTTCCGCGCGCCCTCCAGCGCAACGCCCCGCGCCTCGGCATTCCCCGTAAGGCGGGCCGCGGCGCGCGCGTCGACCGCCGACTCCTCGAACAGTCCGGCGCGGAACTTCAATGCCAGCATCCGCGCGCACGCGGCATCCACCGCGGCGATCGGCACCGTCCCCGCGCGCACCTGCGCGGGCAGCGTCCGATACGCGATCCCGTCGGGCAGCGCGCTGTCGACCCCCGCCGCCAGCGCCAGCCGCGCCGCGCCGGCCACGTCGGGCGCGATGTGGTGGATCGTGTCGAGCTCCTCGATCGCACCATAATCGCTGACGATCGCGCCCGAAAATCCCCATTCGCCGCGCAGCACGTCGCCGAGCAGCCAGTGGTTCGCATGGCTCGGCACGCCGTCGATCTCGTTATAGGACGGCATGACCGCGCCGATCCCGGTGCGCGTCACGACCGCGCGGAACGGCGGGAAGAAGTTTTCGCGCAGTTCGCGCTCGCCGATCGGCGCGGGGCCGATATTGTTGCCCGCTTGGGGTTGGCCGTGGCCCGTCATGTGCTTCAACGTCGCAAACACCTTGCCGGGCGCGAGCGTCCGGCTGTCGCCCTGCAGCCCCTCGACCGCGGCGACGCCCATCTCGCCGCACAAATAGGGATCCTCGCCGAACGTCTCCTCGATCCGTCCCCAGCGCGGGTCGCGCGCGATATCGACGACCGGCGACAGCGACAGATGGCTGCCATGCGCGCGCACTTCGCGGCCGATGATCGCCTGCGCGCGCCGCATCAGGTCGCGATCGAACGCGCCCGCCATGCCGATCGCCTGCGGGAACATCGTCGCGTCGGGCGCCATGTAGCCGTGCAGCGATTCCTCATGAAAGATCACCGGGATGCCGAGCCGCGTGCCCCGCGCCCAGCGCTGGACCGCGTTGACGAACGCGATCGTCGAGGCGGAGCCCCGCCACTGCGCGCCGGTGCCGCCGGCGACGGCTGCGACCGACGGACCGCCGCGCTTGTCCGAGGGCCGAGTCACCTGGCCGAACCCTGCCGGATACGCCGCCGTCGCACGCGTCGGATCGAACTCGAGCCCGCCCGGAGTCATCACATCCGCCTTGGTTGCCCACAGGGAAATGGTCTGGCCAACTTTCTCCTCCAGCGTCATCCGCGCCATCAGGTCGCGCACCCGCAGGTCGACCGGTGCGCGCGCATCACGGTAGATCGGGAGCGCGGCCGCGGCCTGCGCGACACCGGGGATAAGCCCCGCGACGGACACCGATCCGAACAGCGCGAAAAGGTCGCGGCGGGTCGGCATGATGGCCGGCGCGGTCGCCATTGTCTTCGTGCCGGACACGTTTCTCTCCCAATGTTAAACGCGGCATTGCTGTCGAAGCCGTCGTCGTGATAGCGATAACATGGCTGATCATCTGCGATCCTGTCAATGTGGCGCGGAACGGCGGGAGAGGATTATGACGGCTTTCGGCCGATCGATCGGTACGTTCGCGCTGCTCTGTGCAG from Sphingomonas sp. HMP9 encodes:
- a CDS encoding glycoside hydrolase family 3 N-terminal domain-containing protein; protein product: MPTRRDLFALFGSVSVAGLIPGVAQAAAALPIYRDARAPVDLRVRDLMARMTLEEKVGQTISLWATKADVMTPGGLEFDPTRATAAYPAGFGQVTRPSDKRGGPSVAAVAGGTGAQWRGSASTIAFVNAVQRWARGTRLGIPVIFHEESLHGYMAPDATMFPQAIGMAGAFDRDLMRRAQAIIGREVRAHGSHLSLSPVVDIARDPRWGRIEETFGEDPYLCGEMGVAAVEGLQGDSRTLAPGKVFATLKHMTGHGQPQAGNNIGPAPIGERELRENFFPPFRAVVTRTGIGAVMPSYNEIDGVPSHANHWLLGDVLRGEWGFSGAIVSDYGAIEELDTIHHIAPDVAGAARLALAAGVDSALPDGIAYRTLPAQVRAGTVPIAAVDAACARMLALKFRAGLFEESAVDARAAARLTGNAEARGVALEGARKALCLLTNDGTLPLSPKGKIAVIGPNAAIVRLGGYSAPPRQSVTLLDGVRALVGNAATIVHAQGVFITQSEDRSQDAVLLADPAKNRALIAEAVEVARGADTIILAIGDTEQTSREGFSANHLGDRTTLDLIGEQNALFEALHALGKPIVVTAINGRPPSWPTVMANANAVLECWYPGQEGGTAMAEALFGRINPGAKLPVTVVREVGQVPFYYNRKPSTQRGYLFAETAPLFPFGHGLSYTRFEVSAPRLSAAKIGVAGSVGVEVDVANIGQRAGDEVVQVYVRDQVSSVARPLMELKGFERVTLAPGERRTLRFTLGPDAFALWDVDMREVVEPGLFTIMAGPDSAHLKTATLEIA
- a CDS encoding TonB-dependent receptor, which produces MKADSLSSALARSVSVLAVASCLAVSGTALAQTQTGADATNAQPTTAPGTTADPSTTAGQLTQPQTAPSSESALPAVENEIVVTGVRASLERSIAIKRNSTGIVDAISAEDIGKFPDTNLAESLQRITGVSINRTNGEGALVTVRGFGPSYNLVTLNGRQLATANVQVVGGDQNSDSAQGASRSFDFSNLASEGVRTLEVYKTGRASVPTGGIGATINVVTRRPLDGKGGLTGSIGAKGVYDTSTNGCLDCGSKVTPELSGVLSWADPTDRFGVSLFGSYQKRNFTSIAATSNDWNVQSYTDFLAGGFVKGDGSTKITGAPTNANQLVAFPNDSRYHYAEGSRERINGQAVVQFKPIETLTLTADALFAQNTQKEIRSDLSNWFSRPFDEVRFDANPVVATANYLHETINGAKDEGFEAQNRGQKSRIQDFGLNGKWEITDNFTFNLDGHYSKASSRPDNPNGNSSTLVGMAANVVTAHSVDYTGAIPVQDVTLNGPLTVNQVGSQIGRTYASAQDQRVKELRGDFGWDLGGGSRFDFGGNLRNTNMHQTRTSTQQVLGDWGITSPGDVEKLAPGALQAFCLVCKFKHYDPGNDPESQTAFRGDAAAIYSILSPFYATAGNPVGTTATEDNRVREKIWSAYGQVTWKGELGRSPAVLVAGVRYEHTKSTSTSLVAVPAAINWVSDNDYTVVISNQNSFLTESGTYNNFLPSMDFQVELQNNLIGRLSFSKTIARPEYSNLFTSTSVGVPSRPIANGGLATGSSGNAKLIPLESDNLDASLEWYYKPDSYLSFGVFDKRVRNFIGNGQSSTTLFGLRDPSSGAAGTRSGQAKAALQALGADQSDVNLFALTALLDQTGSIGAATTVFQANYNATTRSLNDDFVKQINSSRDVIANGTDVLYQFQLTQPINNKDAEIYGFEAAGQHFFGSTGFGVSAAYTLVRGDVGFNIGGPTTENQFALLGLSDTFNATLIFDKYGLSARIAYNWRDKFLSGINRGNSKNPEFTKPFGQLDANISYDITPSFAVSIEGINLTETKLRTYGRDESELWFGQELRRRFLLGGRFRF